A window of the Kosakonia sp. BYX6 genome harbors these coding sequences:
- a CDS encoding putative quinol monooxygenase — MLTVIAEIRTRPGQHHRQAVLDEFAKIVPVVLKEEGCHGYAPLVDHAAGVSFQATAPDSIMMVERWESVAHLEAHLQTPHMKAWSEAVKGNVLETHIRILEAGL; from the coding sequence ATGTTGACAGTAATTGCAGAAATCCGCACTCGCCCGGGCCAGCATCATCGCCAGGCAGTGCTTGATGAATTCGCGAAGATTGTACCCGTTGTACTGAAAGAAGAAGGCTGCCACGGCTATGCACCGCTGGTGGATCACGCTGCGGGCGTGAGCTTTCAGGCAACAGCGCCGGATTCAATCATGATGGTGGAGCGATGGGAAAGCGTGGCGCATCTTGAAGCGCACCTGCAAACTCCGCATATGAAAGCGTGGAGCGAAGCGGTCAAAGGGAACGTGCTGGAAACACATATCCGCATTCTCGAAGCGGGTCTGTAA